A single Stigmatopora argus isolate UIUO_Sarg chromosome 7, RoL_Sarg_1.0, whole genome shotgun sequence DNA region contains:
- the wfikkn1 gene encoding WAP, Kazal, immunoglobulin, Kunitz and NTR domain-containing protein, with translation MRIIWIFQLLGLSVGASVSTPKVEHEGLCPNKLNTNLWVDAQSTCERECNVDEDCADFEKCCTNVCGLNSCVAARFSDGTTAQPGGLGGGNGDGLAGSTATCDGFICSQQGSTCDIWDRQPICKCQDRCEKEPNFTCASDGLTYFNRCYMDAEACIRGVTLTVVTCRFYLAGPHTSPLPQDTTAYPTPTSSQEHPMPPALYSNPHHQSIYVGGTVSFHCDVIGIPRPDVTWEKQSERRERLVMRPDQMYGNVVITNIGQLVIYNAQVWDTGIYTCIARNSVGVLCADYPLSVIRRVGDDFSEDPEISMGRPFSPADCLAEVDTRSCSGERHVDWYYDSKLGSCVAFSNGGCEDSRNRFETYEECKASCQREGMGICSLPSVQGPCKAWEVRWAWNSIMKQCRAFAYGGCQGNANSFASQKECEANCPTPKRKPCKACRVKGKMVPSLCRSDFAIVGRLTELVEDLDSGLARFSVEEVLRDEKMGLTFFNTKHLEVTIDKIDWSCPCPNITMEENPLLVMGVVQDGMAIIQPDSYVRAITDRRLKKLREVLVKKTCQTL, from the exons ATGCGAATTATatggatttttcaattattgggACTTTCTGTAGGTGCAAGTGTATCAACACCCAAAGTGGAACACGAGGGGCTTTGTCccaacaaactgaacacaaatcTTTGGGTTGACGCACAAAGCACCTGCGAGAGGGAATGCAACGTTGACGAG GACTGTGCTGACTTCGAGAAGTGTTGCACTAATGTGTGCGGCCTCAACAGTTGCGTTGCTGCACGGTTCTCCGATGGCACGACCGCTCAGCCAGGTGGACTTGGAGGAGGGAATGGGGACGGGTTAGCGGGCTCCACAGCGACCTGCGATGGATTCATCTGCAGCCAGCAGGGATCCACATGTGACATCTGGGACAGGCAGCCCATCTGCAAGTGTCAGGACCGATGCGAGAAAGAGCCCAACTTCACCTGCGCGTCTGACGGCCTCACGTACTTCAACCGCTGCTATATGGATGCAGAGGCCTGTATACGGGGGGTGACCCTAACAGTCGTCACCTGTCGATTCTATCTGGCAGGACCCCACACGAGTCCGCTACCTCAGGACACGACTGCTTATCCCACGCCAACATCCTCTCAGGAGCACCCTATGCCACCGGCGCTGTACTCCAACCCTCATCACCAGTCTATCTACGTTGGAGGCACGGTCAGCTTCCACTGCGATGTCATAGGGATCCCCAGACCAGATGTAACTTGGGAGAAACAAAGCGAACGGCGTGAGAGGCTAGTCATGAGGCCGGATCAAATGTACGGCAATGTGGTAATTACCAACATTGGGCAGCTTGTCATCTACAACGCCCAAGTATGGGACACGGGCATCTATACTTGCATCGCACGAAATTCCGTGGGGGTCCTCTGTGCTGACTACCCTTTATCAGTCATACGTCGGGTTGGTGATGACTTCTCCGAAGATCCAGAGATTTCCATGGGGAGGCCCTTCTCACCAGCAGATTGCTTGGCTGAAGTCGACACTAGAAGCTGCAGCGGCGAGCGCCATGTGGATTGGTATTATGACAGCAAGCTTGGTTCCTGTGTGGCCTTCAGCAACGGTGGGTGCGAGGATAGTCGCAACCGATTTGAGACCTATGAAGAATGTAAGGCTTCCTGTCAGAGAGAGGGCATGGGGATCTGCTCTCTCCCTTCAGTGCAGGGCCCCTGCAAAGCTTGGGAAGTGCGTTGGGCCTGGAATTCTATCATGAAACAGTGTCGGGCATTCGCATATGGTGGCTGCCAAGGGAATGCTAACAGTTTTGCCTCACAAAAAGAATGTGAAGCTAATTGCCCAACACCCAAAAGGAAACCTTGCAAGGCGTGTCGGGTTAAGGGGAAAATGGTTCCCAGTCTATGTCGCAGCGACTTTGCCATTGTGGGGAGGCTAACTGAGCTTGTTGAGGATCTGGACTCAGGATTGGCCAGGTTTAGCGTGGAAGAGGTTCTCAGAGATGAAAAGATGGGCTTGACTTTCTTCAACACTAAACACCTTGAGGTGACCATCGACAAGATAGACTGGAGTTGTCCCTGCCCAAACATCACTATGGAGGAGAACCCGCTACTGGTGATGGGAGTGGTGCAGGACGGCATGGCTATTATCCAGCCAGACAGTTACGTCAGAGCAATAACCGATCGCAGACTTAAGAAGCTCCGTGAGGTTCTCGTTAAAAAGACCTGCCAGACATTGTAA
- the LOC144077881 gene encoding ras-related protein Rab-40C-like, protein MRGMMGSQSSPVKSYDYLLKFLLVGDSDVGKGEILDSLQDGSVQSPYAYSSGIDYKTTTILLDGRRVKLELWDTSGQGRFCTIFRSYSRGAQGILLVYDITNGWSFDGIDRWIREIDEHAPGVPRILVGNRLHLAFKRQVPTEQARAYAEKNSMTFFEVSPLCNFNVIESFTELSRIVLMRHGMEKFWRPNRVFSLQDLCCRSIVSCTPVHLIDKLPLPVAIKSHLKSFSMANGMNAVMMHGRSYSVANSAASGGASGGCKANSIKRSKSFRPPHSPPRTSSSPSTKGNCKIS, encoded by the exons ATGCGTGGGATGATGGGCAGCCAGAGTAGCCCTGTTAAGAGTTACGACTACCTCCTTAAATTTCTCTTGGTGGGAGACAGTGATGTTGGTAAAGGAGAAATCTTGGACAGTTTACAAGACGGTTCGGTGCAGTCTCCCTATGCTTACAGCAGTG GAATCGATTACAAAACAACCACTATACTGCTGGATGGAAGAAGAGTGAAATTAGAGTTATG GGATACATCTGGTCAGGGCAGGTTCTGTACCATCTTCAGGTCTTATTCAAGAGGAGCACAG GGTATTCTCCTTGTTTATGACATCACCAATGGCTGGTCATTTGATGGTATTGACCGCTGGATCAGAGAAATTGATGAG CATGCCCCAGGAGTGCCCAGGATCTTGGTTGGAAACCGACTTCACTTGGCATTTAAACGACAGGTTCCAACAGAGCAAGCAAGGGCTTATGCTGAGAAAAACAGCATGACCTTCTTTGAAGTCAGCCCTCTGTGCAACTTCAATGTCATCGAGTCTTTCACTGAACTCTCACGTATTGTGCTCATGAGACATGGAATGGAAAAGTTCTGGAGGCCTAACAGAG TTTTCAGCCTCCAAGATTTGTGCTGCCGTTCCATCGTCTCCTGCACACCTGTGCACCTTATTGACAAGCTGCCGCTGCCCGTGGCTATCAAATCTCACCTGAAATCATTCTCCATGGCCAACGGCATGAATGCAGTCATGATGCATGGGCGCTCCTACTCGGTGGCCAACAGTGCAGCCTCAGGCGGTGCAAGTGGTGGATGCAAGGCCAACAGTATCAAACGCTCCAAGTCTTTCAGGCCCCCACACAGTCCTCCAAGAACATCGTCATCTCCTTCCACCAAGGGGAACTGTAAAATATCATAG
- the zp3c gene encoding zona pellucida sperm-binding protein 3 produces MGLLHMCIFLHLFSSAYSNPLANLADYDDSELEWESLDAELGDERDEVPLGLLPGPSMFSDRFLRSKSSALQMAPWYRIVHFSQDPKELFMPEKGFRPVPDTIKEILLAQPPTVVPTGGAAKSKLVDVLCHVDRMYVKVSKELFSSRDAFRDLKLGKCLVNQATSEHYYLLYLLKSDCGFKRESTEDYLFISVVLHYNPTTPVMRDMPFDVTLRCKYPRHFHSFNPGISIQLRRGTVYKPLRSKLDYIITPQDASGKEIVGDQTFVLGQPMYFEVKQTNNTSTDQRLYINKCFMTASEDPYSEPQYMVIDDQGCMIDSKLTRQSAFIKGPLNIQKFAVGAFIFKDIDSSSFSQLYLHCELSMGDPTPTSSLKACNYHQVTKKWKELHGDDSVCACCETSCLPLSKASENMVSSPSWKVSFRGQDGKPEFKLQPRSAIWGNPSKEDWTDHSDFLSYWE; encoded by the exons ATGGGGTTGCTTCATATGTGCATCTTCCTCCATCTCTTTTCCTCTGCTTATTCTAACCCACTGGCAAATCTTGCAGATTACGATGACTCAGAGTTAGAATGGGAGAGTTTGGATGCCGAACTAGGGGACGAGAGGGATGAGGTACCCCTAGGACTGCTACCTGGCCCCTCTATGTTTAGTGACAGGTTCCTTAGGAGTAAATCCTCAGCACTTCAAATGGCTCCGTGGTATCGAATTGTCCATTTCTCACAGGATCCCAAAGAGTTGTTCATGCCAGAAAAAGGATTTAGGCCTGTTCCTGACACCATCAAGGAAATTCTCCTTGCACAGCCTCCAACTGTGGTCCCAACTGGAGGAGCAGCCAAATCTAAGCTTGTTGACGTCTTGTGCCATGTTGACAGAATGTATGTGAAAGTAAGCAAGGAGCTTTTTTCCTCAAGAGACGCATTTAGAGACTTGAAACTTGGCAAATGTCTGGTAAACCAAGCCACGTCAGAACATTATTATCTTCTGTATCTTTTGAAAAGTGACTGTGGATTCAAGAGAGAG AGTACCGAAGACTATTTGTTCATCAGTGTTGTCCTCCACTACAACCCAACAACACCAGTTATGCGAGACATGCCATTTGATGTAACCTTGCGATGCAAATACCCAAG GCATTTTCACTCATTCAATCCTGGCATTTCTATCCAACTGAGGAGAGGCACGGTTTATAAACCCCTCCGATCAAAACTAGATTACATAATCACCCCACAAGATG CATCAGGGAAGGAAATAGTTGGTGATCAAACATTTGTCCTGGGACAGCCTATGTACTTTGAggtgaaacaaacaaacaacacttCCACAGACCAGAGGCTTTACATCAATAAGTGTTTCATGACTGCCTCTGAGGATCCTTACTCCGAACCTCAATATATGGTTATAGACGAccaagg ctgtaTGATTGATAGCAAGTTGACAAGACAATCTGCATTCATCAAAGGACCTTTAAACATTCAAAAATTCGCAGTGGGCGCCttcatttttaaagacattgATTCTTCGTCATTCTCG CAACTGTATTTGCATTGTGAATTATCAATGGGTGATCCAACGCCAACTTCGAGCTTAAAAGCCTGCAACTATCATCAAGTTACCAAAAA GTGGAAAGAATTGCATGGTGATGACAGCGTGTGTGCCTGCTGTGAAACCTCCTGCTTGCCACTATCAAAAG CATCTGAGAATATGGTCTCAAGTCCATCTTGGAAGGTCAGCTTCAGAGGTCAGGATGGAAAACCAGAGTTTAAGTTGCAGCCGAGATCTGCCATCTGGGGCAACCCCAGCAAGGAGGACTGGACTGATCATAGTGACTTCCTTAGCTACTGGGAGTGA